In the genome of Myxosarcina sp. GI1, the window TGATACCACCTTAAGAGATGGCGAGCAGTCTCCAGGAGCAACTCTAAATGTAGCCGAAAAACTTGAAATAGCCCGCGCTCTAGCTCGATTGGGAGTTGATGTAATCGAAGCGGGATTTGCTTACGCTAGCCCTGGAGATTTTGAAGCAGTACAAAAAGTAGCACAAACTGTAGGAACCGAAAATGGTCCTGTAATCTGTAGTTTGGCAAGAGCCATAAAAACCGATATCAAAGCTGCCGCCGAAGCTTTAAAACCAGCAGCTAAAGCGAGAATTCATACATTTATTTCTACTTCGGATATTCACTTACAGTATCAGCTAAAAAAATCTCGCTCGGAAGTTTTAGCCATTGCCGAAGAAATGGTAGCTTACGCTAAATCTTTTATGGACGATGTCGAGTTTTCGCCGATGGATGCAGGGCGTACCGACTCAGAATATTTATATCAGGTTTTAGAAGCCGCGATCGCCGCAGGAGCGACCACGATTAATATTCCCGATACCGTAGGTTATACTACGCCTAAAGAATTTGGTGCGTTAATTAAAGGTATTAAAGAAAACGTTCCCAACATCGATAAAGCAATTATTTCCGTTCACGGACACAACGATTTGGGCTTAGCTGTGGCTAGCTTCTTAGAAGCCATTGAAAATGGAGCGCGACAGCTAGAATGTACCATTAACGGCATTGGCGAACGGGCAGGCAACGCGGCATTAGAAGAATTGGTAATGGCACTCCACGTCCGCCGTCAGTATTTCAATCCTTTCTTTGGTAAAGCAACAGAATCAACCGAACCACTAACTAATATCGACACACGGCAGATTTATAAAACTTCTCGCTTGGTATCTAACCTGACGGGAATTATGGTACAGCCTAATAAAGCGATCGTCGGTTCTAACGCTTTTGCCCACGAATCTGGGATTCACCAAGATGGGGTGCTAAAAAATAAGCTGACCTATGAAATTATGGATGCCCAATCTATCGGACTGACCGACAATCAAATTATTCTGGGCAAACATTCTGGACGCAACGCTTTTCGTACTCGTCTTAAAGAGTTGGGTTACGAACTATCCGAAAGCGATCTCAACAAAGCTTTTGTCAGGTTCAAAGAAGTTGCCGATAAGAAAAAAGCAGTCAGCGACAGAGACATTGAAGCCATTGTCAATGACGAAATTCGCCAACCTCCCGAGTTGTTCCGCTTAGAACTAATTCAAGTTTCCTGTGGCGATCTTTCCCGACCTACGGCTACGGTAACTATTCGAACTCCCGAAGGAGAAGAATCGACCGATGTAGCAATTGGTACGGGTCCTGTAGATGCTATTTGTAAAGCTATCGACCGCGTAATTGGCGTACCGAACGAACTGATCGAACTGTCGATGCAGTCGGTTACGGCAGGTATTGACGCTATGGCAGAGGTAACTATTCGCCTGCGCCACCAGGACAAAATTTATTCGGGACGTGCTGCGAATACCGATATTGTGGTTGCTTCGGCGCGTGCTTATATCAAAGCTTTAAACCGTATTTGTGCGGATTTACAAACTACGGCTCAAGCCGAACCAGCAGCACTGTAGCTCGATTGTTGTCGGGGCAAGCCGTTTGGGTTAAGGCAAGGCAG includes:
- a CDS encoding 2-isopropylmalate synthase; the protein is MNNSPDRIIIFDTTLRDGEQSPGATLNVAEKLEIARALARLGVDVIEAGFAYASPGDFEAVQKVAQTVGTENGPVICSLARAIKTDIKAAAEALKPAAKARIHTFISTSDIHLQYQLKKSRSEVLAIAEEMVAYAKSFMDDVEFSPMDAGRTDSEYLYQVLEAAIAAGATTINIPDTVGYTTPKEFGALIKGIKENVPNIDKAIISVHGHNDLGLAVASFLEAIENGARQLECTINGIGERAGNAALEELVMALHVRRQYFNPFFGKATESTEPLTNIDTRQIYKTSRLVSNLTGIMVQPNKAIVGSNAFAHESGIHQDGVLKNKLTYEIMDAQSIGLTDNQIILGKHSGRNAFRTRLKELGYELSESDLNKAFVRFKEVADKKKAVSDRDIEAIVNDEIRQPPELFRLELIQVSCGDLSRPTATVTIRTPEGEESTDVAIGTGPVDAICKAIDRVIGVPNELIELSMQSVTAGIDAMAEVTIRLRHQDKIYSGRAANTDIVVASARAYIKALNRICADLQTTAQAEPAAL